The following DNA comes from Chitinophaga nivalis.
GGATATACTGGAGCTGCAGCCAAAAGATACCCAGCTGGTAGCGATGCCGTTGTTCCACATCTTTGCCATGACGGTACAAATGAATGCCGGTATTTACCGGGGTATACATAGTGTACTGGTGCCCCGTTTCGATGCCGCAGTAGCCGTGAGTCTCATGCTCCGGCATAAAATATCTGTTTTTGTAGGTGTACCTACCATGTTCTGGGGTTTGTTACACTATCCCATAGAAGCAGACCAGTTAGCGGCACTGGCCGGTGGTTTGCGCCGGTGTGCCTGCGGCGGCGCTTCTTTACCGGTACAGGTGCTGCAGGATTTTGAGGCCCGCTTCAACGCCTCTATCCTGGAAGGATATGGGATGAGTGAAGGCGCCCCCATCGTTACCTTCAACTACTTCGAATTTGGCCGTAAGCATGGCTCCATTGGTATTCCGGCTACCGGCATCAGTGTAAAGGTGGTCGACGAACAGGGGAATGCCCTACCTGCCGGTGAAAAAGGAGAGCTTTGGTACCGGGGCCACAACGTGATGAAAGGATATTATGGCAAACCCGCGGAAACCGCTGCTGCTGTTACAGATGGCTGGATGCATTCCGGTGATATCGCTGTGATGGATGAAGATGGTTTCTACTACATTGTTGATCGCCTGAAAGACCTGATTATCCGGGGTGGTAAAAACGTATATCCGAGAGAGGTAGAAGAGGTGATGATGAAACATGCGGCCGTTTCACTGGTGGCAGTAGTAGGTGTGCCCTGTGAAAAAATGGGGGAGGAAATCAAAGCGTTTGTGGTATTGAAACCGGATGCGGTGGCAACAGCCGAAGAAATTATTGCCTGGACCAAAGAAGAAATCGCTGTCTTCAAATATCCGCGTTATGTGGAAGTCGTAACGTCTTTACCCACTACAGCCAGTGGTAAGATTCTGAAAAAAGATTTACGGCACGCCTGATGCAGGTGTTTTTTTGTAGTAAACAGTACGTGGCATTTTCATTTGGAACAATCGGTTTAAATTGTATCTTTGTGTCATGCCACGTAATAAAGCGTTTGACATAGATCATAAATTAACGGTAGCGCGGGATCTCTTCTGGAAGAAGGGATACCATGCCACTTCCATGCACGACCTGGTGGATGTGCTGGAACTGAACCGGAGCAGTATTTATGATACCTATGGTAATAAACATACGCTGTTCCTCACGTGTCTGACCAACTATGCCCGGCAGAAGACAAATGAATACCGGGAAGCCGGTAAGGGAGCAATGACGGCCATCGCGGCGTTGGAAGATATCATTCGTAATGTTGTAAAGCATATCCAGACAGATGACAAATCCTGTATGATGATCAAAACCACTTTTGAACTGGCAGGGGAAGATGCGGATGTGCGGGATGTTATCCGGCGGCATGGGCTGGAGCTGGAAGGCATTTTTGTAGCGCTGATCAAAGCCGCGCAGGTGGCTGGAGATGTGGTGCAGGTAAAAGATCCGCACGTCCTGGCGCGGTTTATATTGTCTTCCTTAAGTGGTTTCTGGCAACAGGCGCTGGTATACCGCAGCCGTAAACAGCTGCAGGAGTCGGCTGATTTTTTAATGACTGTGATAAAGGGATAATATTTTTTTGCATGAATCCGGAACGATTGTTCCGCATAGGAAATGTGGTATTGCTTTCCTCTTGGAAACGTATAGCCATGATAGTGAGGTGTACCGGGTGGGTGCTTTTTTTTGTCGTAATCCGGAACGGGTGTTCCGGATTGGGATGGTACGGCCCTGCATGCCTGATCAGCTGTTTTAAATCGATTTGTATATAGGTAGATGATAAAAGCGTATCTATAGCATCGGTTGCTCATCTGCATAAAATCAGATTTGTATAGGAAGATGATAAAAGCGTATCTATAATATCGGTTGCTCATCTGCATAAAATCAGATTTGTATAGGAAGATGATAAAAGCGTATCTATAATATCGGTTGCTCATCTGCATAAAATCAGATTTGTATAGATAGATGATAAAAGCGTATCTATAATATCGGTTGCTCATCTGCATAAAATCAGATTTGTATAGATAGATGATAAAAGCGTATCTGTAATATCGGTTGCTCATCTGCATAAAATCAGATTTGTATAGGTAGATGATAAAAGCGTATCTATAGTATTAGTTACTCATCTGCATAAAAGATTTGTATGCAGGTAGATGATAAAAGTATATAGGGTTGATCATTCATTTCCTGTAGGAATAGGCTGTTCACCTGCATAAACCAGTAAAACACGAAGTAATGATAACGCAACAGTCAACCAATCGCTGCTGACAAACAAACATAGTAAAGGATAACAAATAATATTTTTTTACATTAATCCGGAACGATTGTTCTGAATAAAAAACCGTATGGAAACAAATACATCGATTCAACAGGTGCTGGAAAAGTTCTTACAAAAATTGCTCGTAGAAAGAAACGTTCCCGGATTGCTGGAACTGTATGCGGAAAAAGTAGACTGGGATATTCCCGGTAATACGGAAGTGGCGCCCTGGGTAGGCAGTCGTTCTACCAAAGCGGAAATAGCGACTTTCTATGAACAGTTGTACGCCGGCCTGGAGCCCATTTCTTTTGATGTAAGGGACCGGTTTTTCCTGGATAACAAAGCCATTATTACCGGCAGGGTAGTGTGCCGGATTAAAAAAACGGACAAGATTTTTGATTCCGAATTTACCCTTCATGTCACCATTGAGAATGGATTAATTATCCAATACCGCATGCTGGAAGACAGCTATGCCCTGGTAGTGGCAGCCACTGTATAAC
Coding sequences within:
- a CDS encoding long-chain-fatty-acid--CoA ligase yields the protein MLNLSAILESSAGRYPQKPAFTFNDTVFTYEQINGEANRIANGLRHTGIQPGDKVALSCPNHPYFPIIYFGILKAGAVVVPVNILLKRDEIAYQLRDSDAKAFCCFVGSPELPMGQYGWDAFNQTPGCAHFFMIMPLIAMPSPIEGADTIAALVAGQPPLFDSVQTTAEDTAAIIYTSGTTGQPKGAELTHANLLLNTMLAVDILELQPKDTQLVAMPLFHIFAMTVQMNAGIYRGIHSVLVPRFDAAVAVSLMLRHKISVFVGVPTMFWGLLHYPIEADQLAALAGGLRRCACGGASLPVQVLQDFEARFNASILEGYGMSEGAPIVTFNYFEFGRKHGSIGIPATGISVKVVDEQGNALPAGEKGELWYRGHNVMKGYYGKPAETAAAVTDGWMHSGDIAVMDEDGFYYIVDRLKDLIIRGGKNVYPREVEEVMMKHAAVSLVAVVGVPCEKMGEEIKAFVVLKPDAVATAEEIIAWTKEEIAVFKYPRYVEVVTSLPTTASGKILKKDLRHA
- a CDS encoding TetR/AcrR family transcriptional regulator, producing MPRNKAFDIDHKLTVARDLFWKKGYHATSMHDLVDVLELNRSSIYDTYGNKHTLFLTCLTNYARQKTNEYREAGKGAMTAIAALEDIIRNVVKHIQTDDKSCMMIKTTFELAGEDADVRDVIRRHGLELEGIFVALIKAAQVAGDVVQVKDPHVLARFILSSLSGFWQQALVYRSRKQLQESADFLMTVIKG
- a CDS encoding nuclear transport factor 2 family protein, which gives rise to METNTSIQQVLEKFLQKLLVERNVPGLLELYAEKVDWDIPGNTEVAPWVGSRSTKAEIATFYEQLYAGLEPISFDVRDRFFLDNKAIITGRVVCRIKKTDKIFDSEFTLHVTIENGLIIQYRMLEDSYALVVAATV